One Camelina sativa cultivar DH55 chromosome 3, Cs, whole genome shotgun sequence genomic window carries:
- the LOC104777899 gene encoding U-box domain-containing protein 26-like, giving the protein MPGNLEPLDLGIQIPYHFRCPISLDLMSDPVTISTGQTYDRTSIDSWIAMGNTTCPVTRVSLSDFTLIPNHTLRRLIQEWCVANRSNGVERIPTPKQPADPISVRSLLSQASAITGTHVSVRSRAAAIRRLRGLARDSEKNRVLIAAHNAREVLVRILFADVETTSSSSELVSESLALLVVLHMTETECEAVASDPGRVGFMTRLLFDSSIEIRVNAAALVEMVLTGSKSTDLKLVISGSDSIFEGVLDLLRNPISSRRALKIGIKAIFALCLVKQTRHLAISAGAAGILIDRLAADFDRCDTERGLATVELLCRLPEGCAAFGEHALTVPLMVKTILRVSDRATEYAAGALLALCTAEERFRDEAAAAGLVTQLLLLVQSDCTERAKRKAQMLLKLLRDSWPDDSSTVNSDDFGRTEVAPF; this is encoded by the coding sequence atgccGGGGAATTTAGAGCCGTTGGATCTCGGAATCCAAATACCATACCATTTCAGATGCCCAATCTCACTCGACCTAATGTCCGATCCCGTTACCATCTCCACAGGTCAAACCTACGACCGCACCAGCATCGACTCATGGATCGCTATGGGCAACACCACTTGCCCCGTCACACGCGTCTCTCTCTCCGACTTCACTCTCATCCCTAACCACACTCTCCGCCGTCTCATCCAAGAATGGTGCGTCGCTAACCGCTCCAACGGCGTTGAACGGATCCCTACTCCTAAACAACCTGCGGATCCTATCTCCGTTAGGTCTCTACTCAGCCAAGCTTCCGCAATTACCGGAACTCACGTCTCTGTTCGCTCCCGCGCCGCCGCGATTCGTCGTTTGAGAGGATTGGCTAGAGATAGCGAGAAGAATCGCGTTTTGATCGCTGCTCATAACGCCAGGGAGGTTCTGGTCAGGATTCTGTTTGCCGATGTTGAAACGACGTCGTCTTCGTCGGAACTTGTTTCTGAGTCGCTCGCTCTTTTGGTTGTATTGCATATGACGGAGACGGAGTGTGAGGCTGTAGCTTCGGAtccgggtcgggtcgggtttaTGACCCGGTTGTTGTTTGATTCCTCGATTGAAATTAGGGTTAACGCCGCGGCGTTGGTTGAGATGGTGCTGACCGGATCCAAATCGACGGATCTGAAATTGGTGATTTCCGGATCCGATTCGATTTTCGAAGGCGTTCTCGATCTTCTCAGGAATCCGATTTCGTCGCGGCGAGCTTTGAAGATCGGAATCAAGGCCATCTTCGCTCTCTGCCTCGTGAAACAGACGAGACATCTCGCGATCTCCGCCGGAGCTGCGGGGATTTTGATCGACCGTCTCGCGGCGGATTTTGACAGGTGCGATACGGAGAGAGGTTTAGCGACGGTGGAGCTACTCTGCCGGTTACCGGAAGGATGCGCGGCGTTTGGCGAGCACGCTTTGACGGTGCCGCTTATGGTGAAGACAATACTGAGGGTTTCGGATAGAGCGACGGAGTACGCGGCGGGAGCGTTGTTGGCTCTGTGTACGGCGGAGGAAAGGTTTAGAGATGAGGCTGCGGCGGCGGGGTTGGTGACGCAGTTGTTGCTTCTGGTGCAGAGTGATTGTACGGAGAGAGCGAAGAGGAAAGCTCAGATGCTTTTGAAGCTTCTCAGAGACTCTTGGCCTGACGATTCTTCTACCGTTAACTCCGACGATTTTGGTCGTACTGAAGTGGCGccgttttga